The following are encoded together in the Deltaproteobacteria bacterium genome:
- the thrS gene encoding threonine--tRNA ligase: ELDDYLHRLEEAKKRDHRVLGKQLGLFSFHKEAPANAFFHPAGAAVYNKLMTFMRRSNAEFGFTEVNTPLVMDVELWKKSGHYDNYRENMYFTQVDESESAIKPMNCPGHCLLYSSGRHSYRELPLRLSEFGRVHRHERSGVTHGLFRVRTFVQDDAHVFCSPDQIQDEIVRVLTQIDQAYSLLGFTRYRVELSTRPEKSIGSDEIWEKAEGALKSALEKSGREYKLNPGDGAFYGPKIDFHLIDSLERSWQCGTVQLDFSMPGRFELEYIGSDDKSHTPVMIHRAVLGSLERFMGIFIEHYAGHFPLWAAPTQVRIINITQDQEPYAKAVEAELKAAGVRTEIDLRNEKLGFKIREAQVMKTPYMLVLGDKEKESNTVAPRFHDGKQLPAMTVAEFVEQLKADCGQLWGL; the protein is encoded by the coding sequence AGAGCTCGACGATTACCTGCACCGGCTGGAAGAGGCGAAAAAGCGCGACCACCGTGTACTCGGCAAGCAACTCGGTCTCTTTTCCTTCCATAAAGAAGCGCCGGCCAACGCCTTTTTCCACCCCGCTGGTGCCGCTGTCTATAACAAGCTGATGACGTTCATGCGGCGCAGCAATGCGGAATTTGGCTTCACCGAAGTCAACACACCCTTGGTCATGGATGTCGAGCTCTGGAAGAAGAGCGGTCACTACGACAACTACCGCGAGAACATGTACTTTACCCAGGTGGACGAGTCCGAGTCGGCGATCAAGCCGATGAACTGTCCGGGCCACTGCCTCCTCTATAGCTCTGGGCGTCACAGCTACCGTGAATTGCCGCTGCGCCTCAGCGAATTCGGCCGGGTTCACCGGCACGAGCGCAGTGGGGTGACGCATGGTCTCTTCCGGGTCCGCACCTTTGTCCAGGACGATGCTCACGTCTTCTGTTCTCCGGATCAGATTCAAGACGAGATCGTACGCGTCCTGACGCAGATTGATCAGGCCTACTCGCTGCTTGGTTTCACCCGTTACCGCGTTGAACTCTCTACGCGGCCGGAGAAATCCATTGGCAGTGACGAAATTTGGGAAAAAGCTGAGGGCGCCCTGAAATCTGCCCTGGAGAAATCAGGACGTGAGTACAAGCTCAATCCCGGCGACGGCGCCTTCTATGGCCCGAAGATTGACTTCCATCTGATCGACTCGCTGGAGCGCAGCTGGCAGTGCGGGACCGTGCAGCTAGATTTCTCCATGCCTGGCCGTTTTGAGCTTGAGTACATTGGTAGTGACGACAAATCGCACACGCCAGTGATGATCCACCGTGCTGTGCTAGGTAGTCTTGAGCGCTTCATGGGTATTTTCATTGAACACTATGCGGGTCACTTCCCGCTGTGGGCTGCTCCCACCCAAGTCCGGATCATCAACATCACCCAGGATCAAGAGCCCTACGCCAAAGCTGTCGAGGCGGAACTCAAAGCTGCCGGCGTGCGCACGGAGATTGACCTGCGCAACGAGAAGCTAGGCTTCAAGATTCGCGAGGCTCAGGTGATGAAGACACCTTACATGCTGGTGCTTGGTGATAAGGAAAAAGAATCGAACACCGTGGCTCCACGGTTCCACGACGGTAAGCAACTGCCGGCGATGACGGTGGCTGAGTTTGTCGAGCAACTTAAGGCCGATTGTGGCCAGCTTTGGGGACTGTGA